In one window of Thermosinus carboxydivorans Nor1 DNA:
- a CDS encoding sodium-dependent transporter yields the protein MLAGIAIFPTVFSFGMEPGAGPGLLFMTIPLVFSKMPFGNVLLVAFFFLTSIAATTAMLSLVEVLVAYLAEEHGLSRRMSVLVNAVIIVAFGALAALSVDKASLLGHITIFGKGFFDLFDYISSNILLPVGGLLVALFVGYAADREDVRRELTNRGALRVAGLVDLFFFVIRYVTPAALIVVFLNSVGVIG from the coding sequence ATGCTGGCCGGTATCGCCATTTTCCCCACGGTGTTTTCCTTTGGCATGGAACCGGGCGCCGGGCCGGGACTGCTGTTCATGACCATTCCGCTGGTGTTTTCCAAGATGCCCTTCGGCAATGTATTGCTCGTAGCCTTCTTTTTCCTGACCTCAATCGCCGCGACGACAGCCATGCTGTCGCTGGTTGAGGTGCTGGTGGCCTATCTTGCCGAGGAGCACGGCCTATCGCGGCGGATGTCCGTACTGGTAAACGCGGTCATCATCGTGGCCTTTGGGGCCTTAGCCGCCTTGTCGGTGGACAAAGCCAGCCTGCTCGGCCATATCACGATTTTCGGCAAAGGGTTCTTCGACCTCTTTGACTATATTTCTTCCAATATCCTGCTGCCGGTAGGCGGCCTGCTGGTTGCCCTGTTTGTCGGCTATGCAGCCGACCGGGAAGATGTAAGGCGGGAACTGACCAACCGGGGCGCCCTCCGGGTAGCCGGACTGGTCGACCTATTCTTCTTTGTTATCCGCTATGTAACCCCGGCGGCGCTGATAGTGGTCTTCTTAAACTCGGTCGGGGTAATCGGGTAA